A single window of Pseudophryne corroboree isolate aPseCor3 chromosome 5, aPseCor3.hap2, whole genome shotgun sequence DNA harbors:
- the EOMES gene encoding eomesodermin homolog, translating into MQLGEQILTSSAPNLPHTFYPLPGDPNSAAQSPGLDFSVGQHKGQQQQQQQKKYPRGLHLDSPRDAGSTSAAANTMLSEASEGFPAAKPLVDSARKGSPVGEEDLGSAPPTSAPRYLENTLQAASERYYLQSQGQQPQQTGGAELASPCSIFPYAPPQHSAMYPAGGASRYGGYSSMLPPAGFSPPVCPSRPQYSTGYQYSQAPASMYSPYPAAGTGSGLSALGLPGGGTGVRAQVYLCNRPLWLKFHRHQTEMIITKQGRRMFPFLSFNITGLNPTAHYNVFVEVVLADPNHWRFQGGKWVTCGKADNNMQGNKVYVHPESPNTGAHWMRQEISFGKLKLTNNKGANNNNTQMIVLQSLHKYQPRLHIVEVSEDGVEDLNDSAKTQTFTFPETQFIAVTAYQNTDITQLKIDHNPFAKGFRDNYDSMYTASESDRLTPSPADSPRSHQIVPGARYSVQPFFQEQYVNNLPPTRYYSGERTVPQTSGLLSPQANEEVVTAPPQRWFVTPVQQAAANKLDMGPYDTDYTSSSLLTYGIKSLPIQTSHPMAYYPDAAFASMTGWGSRGSPYQRKMATGLPWSSRSSPSGFSEDLLPKDKVKEEISSSWVETPPSLKSLDSNDSGVYTGACKRRRLSPSTSSNENSPPIKCEDIASEDYKDASKSLGYYSFYSSS; encoded by the exons ATGCAGCTTGGAGAGCAGATTCTCACCAGCTCTGCCCCTAACCTGCCCCACACCTTCTACCCTCTGCCCGGGGACCCAAACAGCGCCGCCCAGAGCCCGGGCTTGGACTTCAGCGTGGGTCAGCACAaaggccagcaacagcagcagcagcaaaagaagTACCCCAGGGGCCTGCACCTAGACAGCCCCCGGGACGCAGGCAGCACCAGCGCCGCCGCTAACACCATGCTCAGCGAGGCCAGCGAGGGCTTCCCAGCCGCCAAGCCCTTAGTGGACAGCGCCAGGAAAGGCTCCCCGGTCGGAGAGGAGGATCTGGGATCCGCGCCACCCACCTCGGCTCCTCGTTATCTGGAGAACACCCTACAGGCAGCGTCTGAGCGCTACTACCTACAGTCCCAGGGGCAGCAGCCCCAGCAGACCGGGGGAGCAGAGCTGGCCTCTCCCTGCTCCATCTTCCCCTATGCCCCGCCGCAGCACAGCGCCATGTACCCGGCAGGGGGGGCATCCAGGTACGGGGGGTATAGCAGCATGCTTCCTCCGGCCGGCTTCTCCCCTCCAGTCTGCCCCTCCCGTCCTCAGTACTCCACCGGCTACCAGTACAGCCAGGCCCCCGCCAGCATGTACAGTCCCTACCCGGCTGCGGGCACTGGCAGTGGGCTGAGTGCGCTGGGGCTCCCCGGCGGTGGGACCGGTGTGCGGGCACAGGTATACCTCTGTAATCGCCCCCTGTGGCTGAAGTTCCACCGGCATCAGACGGAGATGATTATTACCAAGCAGGGCAG GAGGATGTTTCCATTCCTGAGTTTCAACATCACTGGATTAAATCCGACAGCCCATTATAACGTGTTTGTAGAGGTGGTTCTGGCAGACCCCAATCACTGGCGATTTCAAGGGGGCAAGTGGGTGACTTGTGGTAAAGCCGACAACAATATGCAAG GAAACAAGGTCTATGTGCACCCCGAGTCCCCAAATACAGGGGCTCACTGGATGCGACAGGAGATTTCGTTTGGGAAACTGAAACTGACAAACAACAAAGGGGCTAATAATAACAACACTCAG ATGATAGTTCTGCAGTCTCTGCACAAGTATCAGCCCCGTCTCCATATTGTAGAAGTGAGTGAAGATGGAGTAGAAGACCTGAATGACTCTGCGAAGACTCAGACCTTCACCTTCCCTGAAACCCAGTTCATTGCTGTAACAGCATACCAGAATACAGAT ATAACTCAACTGAAAATTGATCACAACCCGTTTGCAAAAGGCTTTAGAGACAACTATGACTC CATGTACACGGCCTCAGAAAGTGACCGATTAACTCCATCTCCTGCGGATTCTCCTAGATCCCACCAGATAGTGCCTGGGGCCCGGTACAGCGTCCAGCCCTTCTTCCAGGAGCAATATGTCAACAACCTGCCACCCACCAGGTACTACAGCGGTGAGAGGACTGTGCCCCAGACCAGTGGCCTCCTGTCGCCCCAGGCCAATGAAGaagtggtcacagctcctccccaaaGGTGGTTTGTGACCCCTGTCCAACAAGCTGCCGCCAACAAGCTGGACATGGGTCCATATGACACAGACTACACTTCCAGCTCTCTTCTCACCTATGGCATAAAGTCCTTGCCCATCCAAACCTCACACCCCATGGCATACTACCCAGATGCAGCCTTTGCTTCTATGACAGGCTGGGGCAGCAGAGGTTCTCCTTATCAGAGGAAAATGGCAACAGGTCTACCTTGGTCCTCAAGGTCAAGTCCGTCAGGCTTCTCTGAAGATCTCCTCCCTAAGGACAAAGTGAAGGAAGAAATAAGTTCGTCTTGGGTGGAAACACCTCCTTCTTTAAAGTCTCTAGACTCAAACGATTCTGGAGTGTACACGGGAGCCTGTAAGAGAAGGCGTCTCTCCCCTAGCACTTCCAGCAATGAAAACTCCCCCCCTATAAAATGTGAGGACATTGCAAGTGAAGACTACAAAGATGCTTCCAAAAGCTTAGGCTACTATTCCTTTTATTCTAGTTCTTAA